One Mercurialis annua linkage group LG3, ddMerAnnu1.2, whole genome shotgun sequence DNA window includes the following coding sequences:
- the LOC126673270 gene encoding protein ALTERED PHOSPHATE STARVATION RESPONSE 1, which produces MGSANSRIEEDKVLQLCRERKKFVRQALDGRCSLAAAHVSYVQSLRNTATALRRFVEPPEAPLESSLYTSTTATPEPLALTHSSPSPPTANHMKFTGFSSTKVEEKPPPVITATVTPPSTETSAPWDFFGLFHPIDHQFSTQHTVDDIRRLREEEGIPELEDEQDKHSFSATEEHLEDSEDEFDQEDPPADTLVRSFQNLNRQPAHNSSPTVPSAETQLFNGEKSNSPDMSPLTTPADTPLKHHPLPPKDFFSSIKDIESLFIKASQAGTQVPRMLEANKLHFRPIAPPNQHGSMVSTFFKACFSCGEDPTQVQEEPAQNDVKYLTWHRTTSSRSSSSRNPLGLNAKDDAEDFTGNLFENFCMNSGSHVSTLDRLYAWERKLYDEVKASEMVRKEYDSKLTILRQLESKGEHSHKIDKTRAVVKDLHSRIRVAIHRIDSISKKIEELRDKELQPQLEELIDGLSRMWEVMFECHKRQFQIITIAYNHRSAKISIQSESHREIGIHLEYELHSLSSCFSKWIGAQVSYLRAINDWLFKCVFLPQKPTKKKRRSGPSPSLTLRRSGPPIYVTCGLWLEKLEALPAKEVVEAIKGLAAETSHLLPRQEKNQGKSVNVASWKTENGGDLGINLLRDEEASDDGLERFRSSLERFIGQLNKFSEGCVTMFVELQKAIRDAKNPQPQAPPLQPQG; this is translated from the exons ATGGGCTCTGCCAACTCCAGAATAGAAGAAGATAAAGTGCTGCAGCTTTGTCGCGAAAGAAAGAAATTTGTACGGCAGGCGCTTGACGGCAGGTGCTCACTCGCAGCTGCTCATGTCTCCTATGTGCAGTCCCTCCGCAATACAGCCACTGCTTTGAGGAGGTTTGTTGAGCCCCCCGAAGCTCCTCTTGAATCTTCGCTCTACACCTCCACCACTGCAACACCCGAGCCTCTTGCTTTGACTCACAGCTCCCCATCTCCTCCCACCGCCAATCACATGAAATTTACGGGTTTCTCTTCTACCAAAGTTGAAGAGAAGCCTCCACCAGTCATTACAGCCACTGTAACACCTCCATCCACTGAAACATCAGCGCCCTGGGATTTCTTTGGTCTGTTTCATCCAATTGACCATCAATTTTCCACGCAACACACTGTCGATGACATTCGACGCCTTAGGGAAGAGGAGGGAATTCCTGAGCTCGAAGACGAACAAGACAAACATTCATTCAGCGCTACGGAAGAACACTTGGAGGATTCTGAAGATGAATTTGACCAAGAGGATCCCCCTGCAGATACTTTAGTTCGTAGTTTTCAAAATCTTAATAGGCAGCCTGCACATAATTCATCACCTACCGTGCCTTCAGCTGAAACCCAATTATTCAATGGAGAGAAAAGCAATTCTCCTGATATGTCGCCCCTCACAACTCCAGCCGATACACCTCTCAAACACCATCCTCTTCCCCCCAAGGACTTCTTTTCCAGCATTAAAGATATCGAATCTCTCTTCATTAAAGCGTCTCAAGCTGGCACCCAAGTTCCAAGGATGCTTGAAGCAAATAAGCTGCATTTCCGTCCAATTGCCCCACCAAACCAAC ATGGATCCATGGTATCTACATTCTTCAAGGCCTGTTTCTCTTGTGGGGAAGACCCTACTCAAGTTCAAGAAG AACCTGCACAAAATGATGTGAAATATTTAACTTGGCATAGGACAACATCATCACGGTCATCTTCTTCCAGGAATCCTCTTGGTTTGAATGCCAAGGATGACGCAGAGGATTTTACTGGTAATCTTTTTGAGAATTTCTGCATGAACTCTGGAAGTCATGTCTCAACCTTGGATAGGCTGTATGCATGGGAGAGGAAACTGTACGATGAAGTTAAG GCTAGTGAGATGGTCAGGAAGGAGTATGACAGTAAACTTACAATCCTTAGACAATTGGAATCAAAAGGAGAACATAGCCACAAAATTGATAAAACGCGTGCTGTTGTTAAGGATCTACACTCAAGAATTAGAGTTGCAATTCACAGAATTGATTCCATATCAAAAAAGATCGAGGAACTGCGGGACAAAGAGCTTCAACCACAGCTAGAGGAATTAATTGATGG GTTAAGTCGGATGTGGGAGGTTATGTTTGAATGCCACAAGCGTCAGTTCCAAATCATCACGATAGCATACAACCATAGGAGTGCCAAAATTTCTATACAGTCAGAGTCACATCGGGAAATTGGCATCCATCTAGAATACGAACTTCACTCTCTCTCGTCGTGTTTTAGTAAGTGGATTGGTGCTCAGGTGTCGTATTTGCGAGCCATAAATGACTGGCTTTTCAAATGTGTATTCTTACCACAAAAACCgacaaagaaaaagagaagaagTGGGCCTTCCCCTTCATTGACATTGAGAAGAAGCGGTCCTCCAATTTATGTAACCTGCGGTCTCTGGTTGGAGAAGCTTGAAGCGTTGCCTGCTAAAGAGGTTGTGGAGGCTATAAAGGGTTTGGCTGCAGAAACTAGTCACCTTCTTCCCCGCCAAGAAAAGAACCAAGGGAAGAGTGTAAATGTAGCGTCATGGAAGACTGAAAATGGCGGTGATTTGGGGATTAACCTATTAAGAGATGAAGAGGCTTCAGATGATGGTTTAGAGAGGTTTCGATCAAGCTTGGAAAGATTTATTGGGCAGTTGAATAAGTTTTCAGAAGGTTGTGTGACTATGTTTGTGGAACTTCAGAAGGCTATCCGGGATGCAAAGAATCCGCAACCCCAAGCTCCACCACTGCAGCCACAAGGCTAG